The DNA sequence CGTACGCCTACGCCCTCGGCAAGCCGCTCTACGGCGTCAACCACCTCGCGTCGCACATCTGCGTCGACCAGCTGGAGCACGGCGCCCTGCCCGAGCCGACGATGGCCCTGCTGGTCAGCGGCGGCCACTCGTCGCTCCTCCTCGCCCCGGACATCACCTCCGACGTCCGGCCCCTCGGCTCGACCATCGACGACGCGGCGGGCGAGGCGTTCGACAAGGTGGCCCGCGTGCTCAACCTGGGCTTCCCCGGCGGCCCGGTCATCGACCGCTACGCCCGCGAGGGCGACCCCGAGGCCATCCGGTTCCCCCGCGGCCTCACCGGCCCCCGCGACCCCCTCTACGACTTCTCCTTCTCCGGCCTCAAGACCTCCGTCGCCCGCTGGATCGAGGCGAAGCGCGCGGCGGGCGAGACGGTGCCGGTGGCGGACGTCGCCGCCTCCTTCCAGGAGGCCGTGGTGGACGTCCTCACCCGCAAGGCCGTCCGCGCCTGCAAGGACCACGGCGTCGACCACCTGATGATCGGCGGCGGCGTCGCCGCCAACACCCGCCTCCGCGCCATGGCCGAACGCCGCTGCGAGGACGCCGGCATCACCCTGCGCGTCCCCCGCCCCAAGCTCTGCACCGACAACGGCGCGATGGTCGCGGCCCTCGGCGCCGAAATGGTCGCCCGCGGCCGCGCCGCCTCCTCCTGGGACCTCCCGGCGGACTCGTCCCTGCCGGTGACGGAGCCGCATGTGCCGGGCACGCACGAGGAGCCGGCCGGCCACGCGCACTCCCATGGACATGGCCACTCCCACTCCCACGACCACGTCCACGAGTTGAGCAAGCAGAACCTGTACGACGCCTAGCCCGCCACCCGGCGGGCGCGTCACGGACTCACGCGCCCGCCGACCCAACGGCCCGCCTCCGTCGGCCCGTTCGCGGCATTCCGCCCCGAGCCGCCGCGCTGTACCTTTACCCGGTGTCGAGGGGGCAGCGTGAATCCTTCCTGGCGCAAGCCCGCGCCGCTGGGCTGGTCGGCCGCGCGCGAAGGGCAGTACACGACCGCGGCGCCCCTCCTGGGCGGCGCGAGCATCACCCTGCTGGGGCTCGTCATCACGGACCGCGAGAGGTTCCGCTGGCCGGACCCCACGCTGTTCGCCCTCGCCCTGACCGCGCTCTTCATGGTCATGGCGGTGGTCTGGGGAGTCCGCTCCCGGCAGTACCTCTACTCGCGCGGCGACGTCGAAGCGTGGTGGGGCCCGCTCACCGAGATGCCCGACAGCCGGCACGCGGAGCTCATCCAGGACCAGCGGGAGCACTACTCCACCTGGGCCAGGCTGGCCGGCCGCGCCGACTTCTGCTACACGTCCGGGCTCCTGTGCCTGGCGGCGGGAAGCAGCCTGGCCCTGGCCCCGCCGGCCCACGCGGCGGCACCCGCGTGGCGGTGGTGCGCCGCGGGGACGGCGGCCGCCCCGGTGGCGGCCGTGCTCCTCACCTGGGCGGTGCGCTTCTTACGTGACGTACTGCGGAGCTGAGGGCGACGGACCGGCCGCCCGATCGCCCGTTCACGACCCGACCGACACAGCGACAAGGAGCACC is a window from the Streptomyces mobaraensis genome containing:
- the tsaD gene encoding tRNA (adenosine(37)-N6)-threonylcarbamoyltransferase complex transferase subunit TsaD — protein: MTDEPLVLGIETSCDETGVGIVRGHTLLADAVASSVDEHARFGGVVPEVASRAHLEAMVPTIQRALKEAGVSAKDLDGIAVTAGPGLAGALLVGVSAAKAYAYALGKPLYGVNHLASHICVDQLEHGALPEPTMALLVSGGHSSLLLAPDITSDVRPLGSTIDDAAGEAFDKVARVLNLGFPGGPVIDRYAREGDPEAIRFPRGLTGPRDPLYDFSFSGLKTSVARWIEAKRAAGETVPVADVAASFQEAVVDVLTRKAVRACKDHGVDHLMIGGGVAANTRLRAMAERRCEDAGITLRVPRPKLCTDNGAMVAALGAEMVARGRAASSWDLPADSSLPVTEPHVPGTHEEPAGHAHSHGHGHSHSHDHVHELSKQNLYDA